One Oceanicoccus sagamiensis genomic region harbors:
- a CDS encoding type II toxin-antitoxin system HipA family toxin, protein MNAGEVTLWGATVGFVAWDPEREVAAFEYDRGFREMGIELSPAMMPLSNEVYSFPNLNRDTYKGLPGLLADSLPDKFGNDVINQWLAETGRTPQSFNAVERLMYVGRRGMGALEFQPTINENINEALSLNIEELVELSSTILTLKEAQQFELKTGNTASNVEGLSKILAVGTSAGGARAKAIIAWNESTNQVRSGQIDAGDGYSYWLLKFDGVTHNKDKELADPKGYGRIEYAYHLMAREAGIEMTQCRLMEEHGRAHFMTRRFDRSDDGQKLHMQSLCALGHHDFNSPGSTSYEQAFLMCNELGLGMAAKEQLFLRMVFNVLAYNRDDHSKQISFLMDKSGQWQLSPAYDVTYAFNPEGEFTNSHQMTVNRKRKDIDDTDFLSIAKRQGLNRSAAKRLIDDVRSATAQWHSYSHAAGVDERKASMIGKLITPI, encoded by the coding sequence ATGAACGCCGGTGAAGTCACCCTATGGGGAGCCACTGTCGGCTTTGTGGCCTGGGACCCTGAAAGAGAGGTAGCCGCCTTTGAATATGATCGCGGCTTTCGGGAAATGGGTATTGAACTATCACCTGCAATGATGCCCCTAAGCAATGAAGTGTACAGCTTCCCCAACCTCAACAGAGACACCTACAAAGGCCTGCCCGGCCTGTTGGCAGACTCACTGCCCGATAAATTTGGCAACGATGTTATTAACCAATGGCTGGCAGAAACCGGACGCACACCACAGTCATTTAATGCCGTAGAGCGATTGATGTATGTGGGCAGACGGGGTATGGGGGCACTGGAATTCCAACCCACCATCAATGAGAACATCAACGAGGCACTGTCATTAAATATTGAAGAGTTAGTGGAGCTTTCTTCCACTATACTAACACTCAAAGAAGCCCAGCAATTTGAATTAAAAACCGGCAATACTGCCAGCAATGTGGAAGGCTTAAGTAAAATTCTGGCCGTGGGAACCTCCGCCGGCGGCGCCCGCGCCAAAGCTATTATCGCCTGGAATGAAAGCACCAATCAGGTTCGCTCAGGGCAAATTGATGCCGGAGATGGCTATAGTTATTGGCTGCTTAAATTTGATGGCGTTACCCATAATAAAGACAAAGAATTGGCCGACCCCAAAGGCTATGGCCGAATCGAATACGCCTACCACCTGATGGCCAGAGAGGCGGGGATTGAAATGACCCAATGCCGCTTAATGGAAGAACATGGCCGGGCCCACTTTATGACCAGGCGTTTCGATCGTAGCGATGATGGCCAAAAGCTGCATATGCAATCCCTTTGCGCTCTAGGCCACCATGATTTTAATAGCCCGGGCAGTACCTCTTATGAACAAGCGTTTTTAATGTGTAACGAGCTTGGTCTGGGCATGGCTGCTAAAGAGCAACTTTTTTTGCGCATGGTCTTTAATGTGCTGGCCTATAATCGAGACGACCACAGCAAACAGATTTCATTTTTAATGGACAAATCCGGGCAGTGGCAACTGAGCCCCGCCTATGATGTGACTTACGCCTTTAACCCTGAGGGTGAGTTTACCAATAGCCACCAAATGACGGTTAACCGCAAACGCAAAGATATCGACGATACAGATTTTCTAAGCATTGCCAAACGGCAGGGACTAAACCGCAGCGCAGCCAAAAGATTAATTGATGATGTTAGATCAGCAACCGCACAATGGCATAGCTACAGCCATGCAGCAGGTGTCGATGAAAGAAAAGCATCAATGATTGGTAAACTGATTACGCCGATATAA
- a CDS encoding helix-turn-helix transcriptional regulator has translation MINNDIKELGNKIAKLRIGKNLKQSELAYEAGVSERTLQRIEAGEIVKSDGLLKVIGQLGRLDDMLTALDTPSFSPYEIVASTKAKYSVDNKPRKSRVRRSKQSNTSASNKANIVWPEDQP, from the coding sequence ATGATTAACAACGATATCAAAGAGCTAGGCAATAAAATCGCCAAGCTGCGAATTGGCAAAAACCTCAAACAGTCGGAACTGGCCTATGAAGCCGGGGTATCAGAGCGCACGCTACAACGTATAGAGGCCGGAGAAATTGTTAAATCCGACGGCCTGCTCAAAGTGATTGGGCAACTGGGGCGGCTGGATGACATGCTCACAGCACTGGACACACCTTCATTCTCGCCCTATGAAATAGTGGCCAGCACCAAAGCCAAGTACTCGGTGGACAATAAGCCACGCAAAAGCCGGGTAAGGCGCAGCAAGCAAAGCAACACCAGCGCAAGCAACAAGGCCAATATCGTATGGCCTGAAGATCAGCCATGA
- a CDS encoding PQQ-dependent dehydrogenase, methanol/ethanol family produces MITALIAGWLTISLSLPVASQVNSNSLSNPGDEWLNYGRDYTEQRFSPQQQITTDNVSQLGLAWSFTFPTARVMEATPLIHQGVLYVTTPWSHVFAIDARTGKQRWHYDPNVNKAHLVNSCCGPANRGAALWSSDGQTRVYVGSFDGRLIAIDSATGKELWSVQTTEPNSHYTITGAPRIIDGKVIIGNGGAELGARGYITAYDAVSGEQLWRFYTVPGNPASPQENQALEAAVDSWNGEWWKYGGGGTVWDAMAYDPELDLLYIGTGNGSPWNRDIRSPGGGDNLYLNSIVALRPNSGEYVWHYQVTPKDNWDYTATQHLILAQLTIDGKPRQVIMQAPKNGFFYVLDRRTGELLSADAYAQVNWASHIDMATGRPIENPVANYQQTGKSVLWPAPFGAHNWQPMAYNPDTQLVYIPKQHAPGVYQADKKFTFKPNRWNTGTDFTAFSDPKDPMKAKATQDALVRGYLSAWDPIARRMRWEVKHPLPVNGGVLATAGGLVFQGTGLGGFHAYDADHGKRLWSFQADSAVLAGPISYSLDGEQYIAVAQGSGGSMMMAMGVKFPNASNPAKPKNPNRLLVFKLQATAAEQHSNTTSQRATPPTIEAHTLSEEDLIAGETLFENNCGFCHGISADASSVVPDLRYMSEESHQNFQAIVLAGLLTHKGMVGFYANLSPEEVDKIHGYLRQRNHDLHDEIAMDNLWDKLRYWFWYYLSKLSDLFPALANTEFAKAMAN; encoded by the coding sequence ATGATCACAGCGCTAATTGCTGGCTGGCTTACTATAAGCTTAAGCTTACCAGTAGCCAGCCAAGTCAATAGCAACAGCCTGTCCAACCCTGGCGATGAGTGGCTTAACTATGGCCGGGATTACACAGAGCAACGCTTTAGCCCGCAACAGCAAATTACGACAGACAATGTCAGTCAACTGGGGCTAGCCTGGTCTTTTACCTTCCCAACGGCCAGAGTGATGGAAGCCACCCCGCTGATCCATCAAGGCGTACTCTATGTCACCACTCCCTGGAGCCATGTCTTTGCCATTGACGCGCGCACAGGCAAGCAACGCTGGCACTACGACCCCAACGTTAATAAAGCCCACTTAGTGAATAGCTGTTGCGGCCCCGCCAACCGAGGTGCCGCACTCTGGTCATCGGACGGGCAAACCCGGGTTTATGTGGGCAGTTTTGATGGCCGCTTAATCGCCATTGATTCAGCCACGGGGAAAGAGCTCTGGTCAGTACAAACCACTGAACCCAATAGCCATTACACCATTACTGGTGCTCCGCGTATTATTGATGGCAAAGTCATTATCGGTAATGGCGGCGCTGAACTGGGCGCCAGAGGTTATATCACCGCTTACGATGCCGTTAGCGGTGAGCAACTATGGCGCTTTTATACCGTCCCCGGCAATCCCGCCAGCCCACAAGAAAACCAGGCCCTTGAAGCTGCTGTTGATAGCTGGAACGGTGAATGGTGGAAATACGGTGGTGGCGGTACAGTATGGGATGCCATGGCTTACGACCCGGAACTCGACCTGCTTTATATCGGTACCGGCAATGGCTCCCCCTGGAATCGAGATATTCGCAGTCCTGGAGGCGGTGATAACTTATACCTTAACTCCATTGTTGCGCTACGGCCCAATAGCGGCGAATACGTCTGGCACTACCAGGTTACCCCTAAAGATAACTGGGATTACACCGCTACCCAGCATTTGATACTGGCGCAGTTAACCATTGATGGCAAACCTCGTCAGGTCATTATGCAAGCACCCAAAAATGGCTTTTTCTATGTGCTGGACAGGCGCACTGGCGAATTACTCTCCGCCGATGCCTATGCACAGGTGAACTGGGCCAGCCATATTGATATGGCCACCGGCAGACCAATTGAAAACCCAGTGGCTAATTACCAGCAAACAGGAAAGTCGGTTCTCTGGCCCGCCCCTTTTGGCGCCCACAATTGGCAACCCATGGCCTATAACCCCGACACCCAGTTGGTCTATATCCCCAAACAGCACGCTCCCGGAGTTTATCAAGCCGATAAAAAATTCACCTTCAAACCCAACCGCTGGAATACCGGCACCGATTTTACCGCTTTTTCGGACCCGAAAGACCCGATGAAAGCAAAGGCTACACAAGACGCCCTGGTGCGCGGTTACTTAAGCGCCTGGGACCCTATTGCCAGACGTATGCGCTGGGAAGTGAAACACCCCCTACCGGTTAACGGTGGCGTATTGGCCACGGCAGGTGGTCTGGTATTTCAGGGAACCGGTCTGGGAGGCTTTCACGCCTACGACGCCGACCATGGCAAACGTCTCTGGAGCTTTCAGGCCGATAGTGCGGTCCTTGCTGGCCCCATTAGTTACAGCCTGGATGGCGAGCAATATATTGCCGTTGCCCAAGGCTCCGGTGGCAGTATGATGATGGCCATGGGGGTAAAATTCCCTAATGCCAGCAACCCCGCCAAGCCTAAAAATCCGAATCGCCTGCTGGTTTTTAAACTACAAGCGACAGCAGCTGAGCAACATAGTAACACCACTAGCCAACGGGCTACTCCACCGACCATCGAAGCCCATACACTCAGTGAGGAAGACCTTATTGCCGGAGAGACACTATTTGAAAATAATTGTGGCTTTTGCCACGGCATTAGCGCCGATGCCAGCAGCGTAGTACCCGACCTTCGCTATATGAGCGAAGAGTCCCACCAGAATTTCCAGGCTATTGTATTGGCTGGCCTGCTTACCCATAAAGGGATGGTAGGCTTTTATGCCAACCTAAGCCCCGAAGAGGTGGATAAAATCCACGGCTATTTACGCCAGAGAAACCATGACCTGCATGATGAAATCGCCATGGACAACCTATGGGATAAGCTGCGCTATTGGTTTTGGTATTACCTGAGCAAACTATCAGACCTATTCCCCGCCCTCGCCAATACAGAGTTTGCCAAAGCAATGGCCAACTAA
- a CDS encoding SDR family oxidoreductase — protein MSTDLFNLTGKVAIVTGASRGIGEEIAKLLAEQGAHVIVSSRKIDGCQEVADKITAAGNSAEAFACHVGDMEHITALFDHVKSTHGKLDILVNNAAANPYFGDILDTDLGAFNKTIDVNIRGYFFMSVEAGKIMRDNGGGSIVNTASVNALQPGVFQGIYSISKAAVVNMTKSFAKECARHNIRCNALLPGLTKTKFAGALFTNDDIYQTAIETIPLQRHAEPQEMAGTVLYLASDASSYTTGECIVVDGGMTI, from the coding sequence ATGAGTACTGATCTTTTTAATCTAACGGGTAAGGTGGCTATTGTTACCGGTGCCAGCCGCGGTATTGGCGAAGAAATTGCTAAACTATTAGCCGAGCAAGGCGCCCATGTCATTGTCTCCAGCCGCAAGATCGACGGCTGTCAGGAAGTCGCGGATAAAATTACTGCTGCCGGCAACAGTGCAGAAGCTTTTGCCTGCCATGTCGGTGATATGGAGCATATTACCGCCCTGTTTGACCACGTTAAAAGCACCCATGGCAAGCTGGATATCCTGGTTAACAATGCCGCGGCCAACCCTTACTTTGGTGATATTCTCGATACCGACCTCGGCGCATTTAATAAAACCATCGATGTCAATATCCGTGGTTATTTCTTTATGAGCGTGGAAGCAGGGAAAATAATGCGCGATAACGGCGGCGGCAGTATTGTTAATACCGCCTCGGTCAATGCATTACAACCCGGTGTTTTCCAGGGTATTTATTCCATCAGCAAAGCGGCTGTTGTCAATATGACAAAGTCTTTTGCCAAGGAATGTGCGCGCCATAATATCCGTTGCAACGCCCTGCTCCCCGGTTTAACCAAAACCAAATTTGCCGGCGCCTTATTTACTAACGATGATATTTATCAAACAGCGATTGAAACCATCCCCCTACAGCGCCATGCTGAGCCTCAGGAGATGGCGGGAACCGTTTTATATCTAGCCTCAGATGCCAGCAGCTATACTACAGGTGAGTGCATTGTTGTTGATGGCGGTATGACTATCTAA
- a CDS encoding glutathione S-transferase family protein, translating into MITLHGASASPFVRKVLAVLAIKQLPFEQTQQMPFGKDAEFEKISPLGKIPALQDGDFSVADSAVICAYLEDAYGEIKVFPTRPQDKARARWLENLADNTVAGLAAGIFFQRFMRPMAFKEQPDEALVEKIISTKLPPHLDYIESQLPAQGFIFGDTIMLADIALVSPFINASYAGYIPDAERWPLFSALIASVKAHPAIAPLLETEAAMFGFNK; encoded by the coding sequence ATGATTACTTTACACGGTGCTTCAGCCTCCCCCTTTGTGCGCAAAGTACTGGCTGTACTGGCCATCAAACAACTGCCGTTTGAGCAAACCCAACAAATGCCCTTTGGCAAAGATGCTGAATTTGAAAAAATCAGCCCATTGGGAAAAATCCCCGCCCTGCAAGATGGCGATTTTAGTGTCGCTGACTCAGCCGTGATCTGCGCTTACCTTGAAGATGCCTATGGCGAGATTAAGGTGTTTCCAACTAGGCCTCAGGATAAAGCCCGTGCCCGCTGGCTGGAGAATCTGGCGGACAATACGGTCGCGGGACTTGCCGCCGGTATTTTTTTCCAGCGCTTTATGCGCCCAATGGCTTTTAAAGAGCAACCGGATGAAGCACTGGTGGAAAAAATTATCAGCACTAAACTGCCACCTCATCTTGACTATATAGAATCACAACTTCCCGCCCAGGGCTTTATTTTTGGTGACACGATTATGCTGGCAGATATCGCACTGGTATCGCCGTTTATCAATGCCAGCTATGCGGGCTATATACCTGATGCCGAGCGCTGGCCTTTATTTAGTGCCTTGATTGCCAGCGTTAAAGCTCACCCGGCTATTGCACCACTGCTTGAAACAGAAGCGGCCATGTTTGGCTTCAATAAGTAA
- a CDS encoding acyl-CoA dehydrogenase C-terminal domain-containing protein produces MADYKAPLRDIRFVLDELLDADQHYASLSGTEEFNQELRDAILEEGAKFSEQTLAPLRQSGDQEGCTWSEEGVTTPSGFADAYQQFVEGGWPGLSMPEQFGGQGLPASVDLVLSELLGQANHAWSMYPGLSAGCRETLIAHGTEQQQQDYLLKMVSGEWTGTMCLTEPQGGSDLSFLRTKAEDNGDGSYAITGTKIFISSGEHDMSENIIHVVLARLPGAPEGTKGISLFIVPKFNVNADGSLGERNPVSCGSLEHKMGIHGNATCVMNFDGAKGYLIGKENEGLKCMFTFMNTARVGTALQGLNHAEVALQGAMAYALDREAGRSLTGPKAADRPADKLIVHADVRRMLLTIRAFSEGNRAFIHYLSQQVDKEHRGSEEQQKEGSAILAFLTPIAKGFMTEVGIEAASHGIQVYGGHGYISEWGMEQNMRDARISTLYEGTTGIQSLDLIGRKIMADGGANFGNFIAMISKDIATMDAEFAEPLQAMVKEWAELAGFIGAQAGKSMDEIGAASVDFLMYSGYVVLAWLWGRMGTLANAKGTDDIFYKGKVATARFYFDKILPRTESHKATIEKGADTLMSLDDSDFEALAAL; encoded by the coding sequence ATGGCCGATTATAAAGCTCCATTACGTGATATTCGTTTTGTATTGGATGAACTACTGGATGCTGACCAGCATTATGCCAGCCTGTCCGGTACTGAAGAATTTAACCAGGAGTTGCGCGATGCCATTTTGGAAGAGGGCGCCAAGTTCTCTGAACAAACACTGGCCCCACTGCGTCAAAGCGGTGACCAGGAAGGCTGTACCTGGAGTGAAGAGGGTGTAACCACACCTTCCGGTTTTGCCGATGCCTACCAGCAGTTTGTTGAAGGCGGCTGGCCCGGTTTGTCCATGCCAGAACAATTTGGTGGCCAGGGTTTACCGGCCAGTGTGGATTTAGTGTTATCGGAATTACTGGGCCAGGCCAACCATGCCTGGAGTATGTACCCAGGCTTAAGTGCCGGTTGTCGTGAAACCTTAATTGCTCATGGTACTGAACAACAGCAGCAAGACTATTTATTAAAAATGGTTAGTGGTGAATGGACCGGCACCATGTGCCTAACAGAACCACAGGGTGGTAGTGATTTAAGTTTCTTGCGCACTAAAGCTGAAGACAATGGCGATGGCAGCTATGCCATTACCGGCACCAAAATCTTTATCAGCTCTGGTGAGCATGATATGTCAGAAAATATTATTCATGTGGTATTGGCAAGATTGCCAGGTGCTCCAGAAGGTACCAAAGGTATTTCGCTATTTATTGTGCCGAAATTTAACGTTAATGCCGATGGTTCATTGGGCGAGCGCAACCCGGTTAGCTGTGGTTCACTGGAACACAAAATGGGTATCCACGGTAACGCTACCTGTGTGATGAATTTTGATGGTGCCAAAGGCTATCTGATCGGCAAGGAAAACGAAGGCCTTAAGTGCATGTTTACCTTTATGAATACCGCCCGTGTAGGTACTGCATTGCAGGGCTTAAATCATGCGGAGGTTGCTTTGCAAGGCGCCATGGCTTATGCCCTTGATCGCGAAGCCGGACGTTCCTTAACCGGCCCTAAAGCTGCCGACCGTCCAGCGGATAAGCTGATTGTGCATGCGGATGTACGTCGTATGTTATTAACCATTCGCGCTTTCTCTGAAGGTAACCGCGCCTTTATCCATTATCTGTCACAGCAGGTGGATAAAGAGCATCGGGGCAGTGAAGAGCAGCAGAAAGAAGGCTCTGCCATTCTTGCTTTCTTAACGCCTATCGCCAAAGGTTTTATGACCGAGGTGGGTATTGAAGCGGCTAGCCATGGTATTCAGGTTTACGGTGGTCACGGTTATATCAGCGAGTGGGGCATGGAGCAAAATATGCGTGATGCCCGTATCTCTACTTTGTATGAAGGAACAACCGGTATTCAATCGCTGGATTTAATTGGCCGTAAAATTATGGCGGATGGCGGCGCTAACTTCGGTAACTTTATAGCGATGATCTCTAAAGATATCGCTACTATGGATGCTGAGTTTGCTGAGCCTTTACAGGCCATGGTTAAAGAGTGGGCTGAGTTAGCTGGCTTTATCGGTGCACAGGCTGGTAAGAGTATGGATGAAATTGGCGCAGCTTCTGTCGATTTTCTGATGTATTCCGGCTATGTGGTACTGGCCTGGCTATGGGGTCGTATGGGAACTCTGGCCAATGCCAAAGGCACTGATGATATTTTTTATAAGGGTAAAGTCGCTACCGCGCGTTTTTACTTTGATAAAATTTTGCCACGTACAGAAAGCCATAAAGCGACTATTGAAAAAGGTGCTGATACCTTGATGAGCCTGGACGATAGTGACTTTGAAGCCTTAGCGGCGCTTTAA
- a CDS encoding penicillin acylase family protein — MKRLSRSIFITLLALTLIACSDDDDDNNDYRAEITRTSYGIPHIRAYDWGSLGFGHGYSFAEDRFCMLMQEVIKASGQSAEFLGEARGNINNDLIYALINNNDEGQLEERYISQQPNYIVELVEGYAAGVNQYLADVGVDNLPDSDPACRGEDYVRQLTAIDLWKYFRLIQLQGSTGQGIIKDALLAATGPDDMPSFPSITSTAPTPTPTPAPTLVDTSSGSNAIALGRDATQTGTGMLLGNPHQPWQGVGSWYQVHLTIPGEYDAMGAALAGFPMIGIGFNQDVAWTHTVSVANRFTLFELSLNPDNSLEYIVDGETKAITPETISVRVTREDGTVDTVEHTFYHWEYGLIASLAPAASLISPAFEAVFAGWPTATGKIYAFRDANIDNLRGIDMWIKVGQSENIQQLTDAYKLIGNPLFHTLAADRDGSIFYGEVSAIPNVSQAKLDTCVRGINASIKSLTNDAIVVLDGSTEDCNWGVDADAPEGSGLFGYESLPKYFATDYALNSNDSYWLSNADNKLEGFPSLMGFAGGEGKQQNLRTQINHDMVAARLAGTDGFDASPGFTLASLQQLMYDNRVFGAEISLDDVLTICSNVMAKTDLLAGAEQPREFAACDQLALWDRKVEVDSEGAQIFTEFWKALADELSGPFDSALASNELWATDFDPAKPLNTPRGFDTSAAAAETLVINALSVAASKLDEAGVELGAPWSEVQVYPRNGIDIPIHGGHGPMGVFGAISSSLVEGGYRNIRAGNSYIQTVTWDESECPIAEGILTHSQSLDPESPHYGDQTALYAMKGWVSFPFCRSDIAADAVDGTAIISGNR; from the coding sequence ATGAAAAGACTCTCCCGATCTATTTTTATCACTCTGCTTGCCCTCACCTTAATTGCCTGCTCCGATGATGACGATGATAATAATGACTACCGCGCAGAAATAACCCGCACCAGTTATGGCATCCCTCATATCCGTGCTTATGATTGGGGATCGCTGGGCTTTGGCCATGGTTACAGTTTTGCCGAAGACCGTTTTTGTATGTTGATGCAAGAGGTGATTAAAGCCTCTGGCCAGTCCGCAGAGTTTTTGGGGGAAGCCAGAGGCAATATTAATAACGACCTGATCTACGCCTTGATTAACAATAACGATGAAGGGCAACTGGAAGAGCGTTATATCAGCCAACAACCCAACTATATTGTTGAGTTAGTCGAAGGTTATGCGGCCGGTGTTAATCAATATCTGGCAGATGTGGGCGTCGATAACCTCCCAGATAGTGATCCAGCCTGTCGCGGTGAGGATTATGTGCGGCAGTTAACCGCCATTGATCTATGGAAATATTTCCGACTGATTCAATTACAGGGCAGTACCGGTCAGGGCATTATTAAAGATGCTTTATTGGCCGCCACAGGGCCGGACGATATGCCCTCATTCCCCAGTATCACCAGTACCGCACCTACCCCTACTCCTACCCCGGCCCCGACATTAGTCGATACCAGCTCCGGCAGTAATGCTATTGCCCTTGGCCGTGATGCCACCCAAACCGGTACCGGCATGTTATTGGGCAACCCTCATCAGCCTTGGCAGGGTGTTGGGTCCTGGTATCAGGTTCACCTGACCATCCCCGGTGAGTACGATGCGATGGGCGCAGCCTTGGCGGGTTTCCCTATGATCGGTATTGGTTTTAATCAGGATGTCGCCTGGACCCACACCGTCAGTGTTGCCAACCGTTTTACCCTATTTGAGTTAAGCTTAAACCCGGACAACTCGCTGGAATATATCGTTGATGGTGAAACCAAAGCGATTACACCAGAGACTATCAGCGTCAGAGTTACTCGGGAAGATGGCACTGTCGATACAGTTGAGCATACCTTTTATCACTGGGAATATGGACTGATTGCCAGCCTTGCTCCGGCGGCCAGTTTAATCAGCCCGGCGTTTGAAGCGGTATTTGCAGGCTGGCCAACGGCCACCGGTAAAATCTATGCCTTTAGAGATGCCAATATTGATAACCTTCGAGGTATTGATATGTGGATTAAGGTGGGCCAATCTGAAAATATTCAGCAGCTAACTGACGCCTACAAATTAATTGGCAACCCACTATTTCACACCCTCGCTGCTGATCGCGATGGCAGTATTTTTTATGGTGAGGTTTCTGCCATCCCCAATGTGAGCCAGGCCAAACTCGACACTTGTGTTAGAGGCATTAATGCATCGATCAAAAGCCTGACTAACGATGCGATTGTGGTGCTGGACGGTTCCACAGAGGACTGTAACTGGGGTGTCGATGCCGACGCACCGGAAGGCTCCGGTTTATTTGGTTATGAAAGCCTACCTAAATACTTTGCCACCGATTATGCGCTAAATAGTAACGACAGTTATTGGTTAAGCAATGCCGATAATAAGCTGGAAGGCTTTCCCTCATTAATGGGCTTTGCCGGCGGTGAAGGTAAACAACAAAACCTTCGCACCCAGATTAACCACGATATGGTGGCGGCACGCCTTGCCGGCACCGATGGTTTTGATGCCAGCCCCGGTTTTACTTTGGCCAGCTTGCAACAATTAATGTATGACAACCGTGTTTTCGGCGCAGAAATCAGCCTCGATGATGTGCTAACTATCTGTAGCAATGTGATGGCAAAAACGGATCTGTTAGCGGGTGCCGAGCAACCCCGTGAATTTGCTGCCTGTGATCAATTAGCTTTATGGGATCGCAAAGTAGAGGTTGATAGCGAAGGCGCACAAATTTTTACAGAGTTCTGGAAAGCCTTGGCGGATGAATTATCAGGCCCCTTCGATAGCGCTCTGGCCAGCAATGAATTGTGGGCCACCGACTTTGACCCGGCCAAGCCACTCAACACCCCCAGAGGCTTTGATACCAGTGCAGCGGCAGCTGAAACTCTGGTGATCAACGCCTTAAGTGTTGCAGCAAGCAAACTGGATGAAGCCGGCGTTGAACTCGGCGCGCCCTGGAGTGAAGTGCAGGTCTACCCAAGAAATGGTATTGATATTCCGATCCATGGTGGCCATGGTCCTATGGGGGTTTTTGGCGCCATAAGCTCCAGCCTGGTCGAGGGAGGTTATAGAAATATCCGGGCGGGTAACTCTTATATCCAAACCGTGACCTGGGATGAATCTGAATGTCCTATTGCTGAAGGTATTTTGACGCACTCGCAATCGCTGGACCCCGAGTCCCCCCACTACGGTGATCAAACCGCTTTATATGCCATGAAGGGCTGGGTCAGCTTTCCCTTTTGTCGGTCCGATATAGCAGCGGATGCTGTTGATGGCACGGCTATTATTAGCGGTAACCGTTAA
- a CDS encoding TetR/AcrR family transcriptional regulator: MPTKNAATPKEPSEDGVKWQAQKSSMTRDRILDATIDGFIKLGYSKLTTTQVADIAGISRGAMRHHFDSKKELIQAAIEHLHKKLLGIYFHNLSSIPQGLTGRELIRARVDAYWSYLNEDLVLVHQELCMTARTEPELKDIITVMVKALDDQARQSVLGSLDDFEEDADRLFFIIDITRFNLEALARGKWQLSLYDDQLVERQLQHLTLCIEQVVNDDGTTDLSKLFANYQNINQSP; the protein is encoded by the coding sequence ATGCCCACTAAAAACGCAGCTACGCCCAAAGAACCGTCTGAGGATGGGGTTAAGTGGCAGGCGCAAAAAAGCTCAATGACGCGAGACCGTATTCTGGACGCGACCATTGATGGCTTTATCAAACTGGGTTATAGCAAGCTAACCACCACTCAAGTAGCTGATATAGCAGGGATTTCACGGGGCGCTATGCGCCATCATTTCGACTCCAAAAAGGAACTGATCCAGGCCGCTATTGAGCATCTACATAAAAAATTATTAGGTATTTATTTCCATAACCTTTCCAGTATTCCACAGGGCCTCACCGGTAGAGAGCTGATTCGAGCCCGAGTAGATGCCTATTGGAGCTACCTGAATGAAGATCTGGTACTCGTGCACCAAGAGCTGTGTATGACCGCCAGAACAGAGCCGGAGCTAAAAGATATCATCACCGTTATGGTGAAGGCCTTAGACGATCAAGCTCGCCAATCGGTGCTGGGGTCACTGGATGATTTTGAAGAAGATGCTGACCGGTTATTTTTTATTATCGATATTACCCGGTTTAATCTGGAAGCTCTGGCACGGGGGAAATGGCAGTTATCCCTGTATGACGACCAATTGGTTGAACGTCAGTTGCAGCATTTAACGCTCTGTATTGAACAAGTAGTTAATGATGACGGCACAACCGACTTATCAAAACTCTTTGCCAACTATCAAAATATTAATCAATCACCGTAG